A region from the Halosolutus gelatinilyticus genome encodes:
- a CDS encoding MBL fold metallo-hydrolase, with translation MTQIQSDWGDWLVRDVEDADPDGVAIWYLGCNGFVLKGREGTTIFIDPYVGLGDPPRTVRMIPVPFDPADVAEADAVLATHEHTDHVDGPSQGPLLANAGATLYAPDDSLAVAREEHWTDEWDVGEDQFADVAEGDTVEIGEFTLHVEDAFDPDATHPVSYVLEHDAGTFFHGGDTKPSDEFERIGEQYDIDLGVLAFGTVGRIPDKETREPERTRWYNDENQIVEAAADLRLDRLLPSHWDMWRGLTSDPKVLHHHAKSFEYPRRLEVVEIGDRVDL, from the coding sequence ATGACGCAGATCCAGAGCGACTGGGGAGACTGGTTGGTTCGCGACGTCGAAGACGCCGACCCGGACGGGGTGGCGATCTGGTACCTCGGCTGCAACGGCTTCGTGCTGAAAGGACGCGAGGGGACGACGATCTTCATCGATCCGTACGTCGGACTCGGCGATCCGCCACGGACCGTCCGGATGATCCCCGTGCCGTTCGACCCGGCCGACGTCGCCGAGGCGGACGCCGTGCTCGCGACGCACGAACACACCGATCACGTCGACGGCCCGAGCCAGGGACCACTCCTCGCGAACGCGGGCGCAACCCTCTACGCCCCCGACGATAGCCTCGCGGTCGCGCGCGAAGAACACTGGACCGACGAGTGGGACGTCGGCGAGGACCAGTTCGCCGACGTCGCCGAAGGCGATACCGTCGAGATCGGGGAGTTCACGCTCCACGTCGAGGACGCGTTCGACCCCGACGCCACCCACCCGGTGAGCTACGTACTCGAACACGACGCCGGGACGTTCTTCCACGGCGGCGACACCAAACCGTCCGACGAGTTCGAACGTATCGGCGAGCAGTACGACATCGATCTCGGCGTCCTCGCGTTCGGAACCGTGGGACGGATTCCGGACAAGGAAACTCGGGAACCCGAGCGAACCCGCTGGTACAACGACGAAAACCAGATCGTCGAGGCCGCCGCCGACCTGCGGCTCGATCGACTCCTTCCGAGTCACTGGGACATGTGGCGCGGGCTCACCTCGGATCCGAAAGTGCTCCACCACCACGCGAAGTCATTCGAGTACCCGCGCCGACTCGAGGTCGTCGAGATCGGCGATCGCGTCGATCTCTAG
- a CDS encoding AAA family ATPase, with the protein MSSTADTDDVIEVSADGLTVRKTFTADEFPVPAIRFEIHSDHDDDVRFRLSEDIPESFPMDRVGFHPDYYSEDWTAFQDNHVEFTGTIEPDGELVTVYGIRIDDESEATEFLADPAIVEVDPGEESGSDADEVDDDVIGSIVSDDRNQPVKDMLSGESTTVPGLEDDPRDDEPTGADSDESALGDADGELDLDLSDVDPEPEPVDAADDGEADDETPDIDLGFDDDEIPEPGDDPADAGDDDDAGSDGVEIDLEFDESDAHDVDETGSEEADESIDLEADDTHDAVGDESPEDEIDEPEIDLDLEAAAADVDEPETDAEEVDGSSHPEADPDAASEQEPEQTVTIDVGGTEPESDGASDAESGDGAHPDANETDTDVEESDLAIDDESAPAPDSAESIAARLAAELRNDEVDDDDLEVLRAELEVELTGSDVAKVDHLQSRIEEVAAYTDALEAFLDEHGTGDQLIEEFKERLADFESDLGAMDERLTDTEDHVLDVETDLVDRADTIETDLEDVADDVATIDDDVDDLEGDVDTLETDVNDLDENVDELGSDLDDLEGELEAVREDVTDIQSWRDQLGSMFSDS; encoded by the coding sequence ATGAGTAGCACCGCCGACACGGACGACGTGATCGAGGTCAGCGCCGATGGGTTGACGGTCCGGAAAACCTTCACGGCGGATGAGTTTCCCGTCCCTGCGATCCGGTTCGAGATCCACTCGGATCACGACGACGACGTCAGGTTCCGACTCTCCGAAGATATCCCCGAATCGTTTCCGATGGACAGGGTGGGGTTCCACCCGGACTACTACAGCGAGGACTGGACCGCGTTCCAGGACAACCACGTCGAGTTCACCGGCACGATCGAGCCGGACGGGGAACTCGTCACGGTGTACGGCATCCGGATCGACGACGAAAGCGAGGCGACGGAGTTCCTCGCAGACCCGGCGATCGTCGAAGTCGACCCGGGCGAGGAGAGCGGTTCGGACGCCGACGAGGTCGACGACGACGTCATCGGCAGCATCGTCTCCGACGATCGGAACCAGCCCGTAAAGGACATGCTCTCTGGTGAGTCAACCACAGTTCCGGGTCTCGAGGACGACCCGAGAGACGACGAGCCGACTGGAGCCGATAGCGACGAGTCCGCCCTCGGAGACGCGGACGGGGAACTCGATCTCGATCTCAGCGACGTCGATCCCGAACCCGAACCGGTGGACGCCGCGGATGACGGCGAGGCGGACGACGAGACGCCGGACATCGATCTCGGGTTCGACGACGACGAGATTCCGGAACCCGGCGACGATCCGGCGGACGCTGGCGACGATGATGACGCCGGATCGGACGGCGTCGAAATCGATCTCGAATTCGACGAGTCGGACGCCCACGACGTCGACGAGACGGGTTCGGAGGAGGCCGACGAGTCGATCGATCTCGAAGCGGACGACACTCACGACGCCGTCGGCGACGAGTCGCCCGAGGACGAGATCGACGAACCCGAGATCGACCTCGATCTCGAAGCGGCAGCGGCCGACGTCGACGAACCGGAGACGGACGCGGAGGAAGTCGACGGATCGAGCCACCCCGAGGCGGACCCGGACGCCGCGTCCGAGCAGGAGCCCGAACAGACGGTCACGATCGACGTCGGCGGTACGGAACCGGAGTCTGACGGGGCGTCCGACGCCGAATCCGGCGACGGCGCGCACCCGGATGCGAACGAGACGGATACCGACGTCGAGGAATCCGACCTCGCGATCGACGACGAATCGGCGCCCGCCCCCGACTCGGCCGAATCGATCGCCGCGCGTCTCGCCGCGGAGCTCCGAAACGACGAGGTCGACGACGACGATCTCGAGGTGCTCCGAGCCGAGCTCGAGGTCGAACTCACCGGGTCCGACGTGGCGAAGGTCGATCACCTCCAGTCGCGGATCGAGGAGGTCGCCGCGTACACCGACGCGCTCGAGGCGTTTCTCGACGAACACGGTACCGGCGACCAGTTGATCGAGGAGTTCAAGGAGCGACTCGCCGATTTCGAATCCGACCTCGGCGCGATGGACGAGCGCCTCACCGACACCGAAGACCACGTTCTCGACGTCGAGACCGATCTCGTCGACCGGGCCGATACCATCGAAACCGATCTCGAAGACGTCGCGGACGACGTCGCGACGATCGACGACGACGTCGACGACCTCGAAGGCGACGTGGATACCCTCGAAACCGACGTGAACGACCTCGACGAGAACGTCGACGAACTGGGATCCGACCTCGACGATCTCGAGGGCGAACTGGAGGCGGTTCGCGAGGACGTCACCGACATTCAGTCCTGGCGCGATCAGCTCGGGTCGATGTTCTCCGACAGCTGA
- a CDS encoding tyrosine-type recombinase/integrase: protein MSEGAQRTHAVEYFLQDIEHHGRNERTAAAYERVLTDYEAFLEERFDEAPAEASYRDCMAYIHELRSTHSESTVATYASYLNRFYGYLERVGHADENPMTVVLEEMTESIEANPTRRDITLPEMRSFVAGIRHPLHHALVVTLLKTGIRAGELCNLDLIDLNLDHEAQTRQPRAHIAGRPDSLFVSSEHTYGRESGGERRQASNKRKRETVIPIDDELKDALVRWLAIRPDRPPKSGRSADPLFLGTADRWGRRLTPNIVHHTVEMYARDAGWYRTGGGASENVTPHYFRHFFTTHLRDRTGDRGIVQYLRGDVASDVIDTYTHNWGDRVRETYLEHIYSLAE, encoded by the coding sequence ATGAGTGAAGGCGCACAGCGGACTCATGCGGTCGAGTACTTCCTCCAGGACATCGAGCACCACGGCCGGAACGAACGGACGGCAGCCGCCTATGAACGGGTGCTGACCGACTACGAGGCGTTCCTCGAGGAGCGCTTCGACGAAGCGCCGGCGGAGGCGAGTTACCGGGACTGTATGGCCTACATCCACGAGCTTCGCTCGACTCACTCGGAGAGTACCGTCGCGACCTACGCGTCGTATCTCAACCGGTTTTACGGCTACTTAGAGCGGGTCGGCCACGCGGACGAGAACCCGATGACGGTCGTGCTCGAAGAGATGACCGAGTCGATCGAGGCGAACCCGACGCGACGGGATATCACGCTCCCGGAAATGCGATCGTTCGTCGCGGGTATCCGCCACCCGCTACATCACGCCCTCGTCGTCACGCTGCTGAAAACCGGTATCCGAGCCGGCGAACTGTGCAATCTCGACCTGATCGATCTCAACCTCGACCACGAGGCCCAGACGCGACAGCCCCGCGCTCACATCGCCGGGCGACCGGACTCGCTGTTCGTCTCGTCGGAGCACACCTACGGCCGCGAGTCGGGCGGTGAGCGCCGTCAGGCCTCGAACAAGCGAAAGCGAGAGACTGTCATTCCGATCGACGACGAACTGAAGGACGCGCTCGTCCGCTGGCTCGCGATTCGTCCCGATCGGCCGCCAAAATCGGGTCGATCGGCCGATCCGCTATTTCTCGGAACGGCGGATCGGTGGGGCCGACGGCTAACGCCTAATATCGTCCATCACACCGTCGAAATGTACGCCAGGGACGCCGGCTGGTACAGAACCGGCGGCGGCGCGTCCGAGAACGTGACGCCACACTACTTCCGGCACTTCTTCACGACCCATCTCCGGGATCGGACCGGCGATCGCGGGATCGTCCAGTACCTCCGCGGCGACGTTGCGAGCGACGTGATCGACACCTACACCCACAACTGGGGCGATCGGGTTCGCGAGACCTATCTCGAACACATCTACTCCCTGGCGGAGTAA
- a CDS encoding DUF5805 domain-containing protein — translation MTDDDRVAVKTYVPRYQKEHWREHADELEMSQSEFVRTMVQAGRREFEVPSAGESTRTESAPEPDGDDEFDDRILAVLDRRGALGWDDLVDALIDDVEDELDATLQRLQDENLVRYSGRDGGYVLTNDE, via the coding sequence ATGACCGACGACGATCGAGTCGCGGTGAAGACGTACGTCCCGCGATACCAGAAAGAGCACTGGCGCGAGCACGCCGACGAACTCGAGATGAGCCAGAGCGAGTTCGTTCGGACGATGGTCCAGGCCGGACGCCGGGAGTTCGAGGTTCCGTCTGCGGGCGAGTCGACCCGGACAGAATCGGCGCCGGAGCCCGACGGCGACGACGAGTTCGACGACCGAATCCTCGCCGTGCTCGATCGACGGGGTGCACTCGGCTGGGACGACCTCGTCGACGCGCTGATCGACGACGTCGAAGACGAACTCGACGCAACGCTCCAGCGGCTCCAGGACGAGAACCTGGTCCGGTACAGCGGCCGAGACGGCGGATACGTGCTCACGAACGATGAGTGA
- a CDS encoding TetR/AcrR family transcriptional regulator: MTDTKPPSIPDETYEELIWATFVALSKNGYTNVRVRHIDDEFEKSRQLINHYFDGKDELITELLSFLIEYGDDHFDHDPDADPLTKLNHEIDLILLGSGMDEVDFWVFMTPIYEIMSQAHHNPDHQEQLDRLYTKFVERIRDIIQEGIDRGEFEEIDPVRTANFIDDLVTGAHVKKIFLGHDDAPAETRAMIDRIVIPQLVRSPEDRSPS; this comes from the coding sequence ATGACCGATACGAAGCCCCCGTCGATTCCAGACGAGACGTACGAGGAACTCATCTGGGCGACGTTCGTCGCACTGTCGAAGAACGGTTACACGAACGTGAGAGTCAGGCACATCGACGACGAGTTCGAAAAGAGTCGGCAGCTGATCAACCACTACTTCGACGGGAAGGACGAACTGATAACGGAACTCCTCTCGTTCCTCATCGAATACGGCGACGATCACTTCGATCACGATCCGGACGCCGATCCGTTGACGAAGTTGAACCACGAGATCGATTTGATTCTCCTGGGATCGGGAATGGACGAAGTCGACTTCTGGGTGTTCATGACCCCGATCTACGAGATCATGTCGCAGGCGCACCACAATCCGGACCATCAAGAACAGCTCGATCGACTGTACACCAAATTCGTCGAACGGATACGCGACATCATTCAGGAGGGAATCGACCGAGGGGAGTTTGAGGAGATCGACCCGGTTCGGACGGCGAACTTCATCGACGACCTCGTCACCGGCGCACACGTGAAGAAGATCTTCCTGGGGCACGACGACGCGCCCGCCGAGACGCGAGCGATGATCGATCGGATCGTCATCCCGCAGTTGGTCCGATCGCCGGAGGATCGGTCGCCGAGCTAG
- a CDS encoding ABC transporter ATP-binding protein codes for MPAIQTSALARQFGDVTAVESLDLTVHDGEIYGFLGPNGAGKSTTINMLLGFIPPSSGTGTVVGYDIERESVNVRQSIGILPENFGMYGRLTARKHVQFAINTKGTDDDPDALLERVGMTDAADRKTGGFSTGMRQRVALAMALVGEPELLILDEPSSGLDPNGAREMREIIREENERGATVFFSSHIMEQVEAICDRVGIMRSGRLVAEDTIGALKKQFDADSRLTVTVDAVNDDLVPALEALDGVADVFVDGTEISAALADSRRKAVIINAVEETGAVVTDITSQEPSLEDLFAAYTRDDRSEAASEPKPAATPEGSDA; via the coding sequence GTGCCAGCAATACAGACGAGCGCGCTCGCCCGGCAGTTCGGCGACGTCACGGCCGTCGAGTCGCTCGATTTAACCGTCCACGACGGCGAAATCTACGGCTTTCTCGGCCCGAACGGCGCCGGGAAGTCGACGACCATCAACATGCTACTCGGGTTCATTCCGCCGTCGTCGGGAACGGGAACGGTCGTTGGATACGACATCGAACGCGAGTCCGTCAACGTTCGCCAATCGATCGGGATCCTCCCCGAGAACTTCGGGATGTACGGGCGGCTGACCGCCCGCAAACACGTTCAGTTCGCCATCAACACGAAGGGGACGGACGACGACCCCGACGCCCTCCTCGAGCGGGTCGGCATGACCGACGCGGCCGACCGGAAGACCGGCGGCTTCTCGACCGGCATGCGACAGCGCGTCGCCCTTGCAATGGCGCTCGTCGGCGAACCCGAACTCCTCATCCTCGACGAGCCCTCCTCTGGCCTCGACCCGAACGGCGCCAGGGAGATGCGCGAGATCATCCGCGAGGAGAACGAGCGCGGCGCGACGGTGTTCTTCTCGAGTCACATCATGGAGCAGGTCGAGGCCATCTGCGATCGCGTGGGGATCATGCGATCCGGTCGACTCGTCGCCGAAGACACCATCGGCGCGCTGAAAAAGCAGTTCGACGCGGACTCCCGACTGACCGTCACCGTTGACGCCGTCAACGACGACCTCGTCCCCGCCCTCGAAGCGCTCGACGGCGTCGCCGATGTGTTCGTCGACGGCACCGAGATCTCGGCGGCGCTCGCCGACTCGAGGCGGAAGGCGGTGATCATCAACGCCGTCGAGGAGACCGGTGCGGTGGTCACGGACATCACGAGCCAGGAGCCGTCCCTCGAGGACCTCTTCGCCGCCTACACGCGCGACGATCGGTCGGAGGCGGCGAGTGAACCGAAACCCGCGGCGACCCCGGAGGGATCGGACGCATGA
- a CDS encoding ABC transporter permease subunit, whose amino-acid sequence MSWAHIARKDFEDAVRSKVFWALSALTVLIVAGISAIPNLIHVPGQGPAPGFDDAMSFMFTWIVLMASIIGLVVGYQSIVKERESGSIRFLLGLPNTRFDVVAGKVVGRTAVVTVSTVIGFLVGAVVIVALYDGFDAADYVGLLALTIITGLVYVSVAVGVSASVSTRSKAVAGVLGIYIVFDWLWTLVPMAIYRLLEGEFPGATGLPTWYVLVERFGIWEPIGAISWTLVDIGGVEPVPTADRLAGDVPFYLETWFAWVFVVAWIVLPLGIGYYRFSRAKLS is encoded by the coding sequence ATGAGCTGGGCACACATCGCCCGCAAGGACTTCGAAGACGCGGTTCGCTCGAAGGTGTTCTGGGCGCTATCCGCGCTGACGGTCCTGATCGTGGCGGGCATCTCGGCGATTCCGAACCTCATTCACGTTCCCGGCCAGGGGCCCGCTCCGGGATTCGACGATGCGATGAGCTTCATGTTCACGTGGATCGTGCTGATGGCCTCGATCATCGGGCTGGTCGTCGGGTATCAGTCGATCGTCAAGGAACGCGAGTCGGGAAGCATCCGCTTCCTGCTCGGCTTGCCGAACACCCGCTTCGACGTTGTCGCCGGCAAAGTGGTAGGACGGACCGCCGTCGTCACCGTTTCGACGGTGATCGGCTTCCTGGTCGGTGCGGTCGTGATCGTTGCGCTCTACGACGGGTTCGACGCCGCCGATTACGTCGGACTCCTGGCGCTGACGATCATCACGGGGCTGGTGTACGTGTCGGTCGCCGTCGGCGTGTCCGCGTCGGTCAGCACGCGCTCGAAAGCCGTCGCCGGTGTCCTCGGCATCTACATCGTCTTCGATTGGCTCTGGACGTTGGTTCCGATGGCGATCTATCGGCTTCTCGAGGGGGAGTTCCCCGGCGCGACCGGGCTCCCGACGTGGTACGTACTCGTCGAGCGGTTCGGCATCTGGGAACCGATCGGCGCGATATCCTGGACGCTCGTCGACATCGGCGGCGTCGAGCCGGTTCCGACGGCCGATCGCCTCGCCGGCGACGTTCCGTTCTACCTCGAGACCTGGTTCGCCTGGGTGTTCGTCGTCGCGTGGATCGTGCTCCCGCTCGGCATCGGCTACTACCGATTCAGCCGGGCCAAGCTGAGCTAA
- a CDS encoding transcriptional regulator yields the protein MHTCRNCNQSFQTELALELHRDTCKKGQLFCQVCGDRFRERDATQDGWHYECPNEGCDGTGLQEDLYQVRDVKATTQ from the coding sequence ATGCACACCTGTCGCAACTGTAACCAGTCATTCCAGACCGAGCTCGCCCTCGAGTTACACCGAGATACGTGCAAAAAGGGACAGCTTTTCTGTCAGGTATGTGGCGATCGATTTCGCGAACGCGACGCGACGCAGGACGGGTGGCATTACGAATGTCCGAACGAAGGCTGCGACGGCACCGGGCTGCAAGAAGACCTGTACCAGGTACGAGACGTCAAAGCGACGACGCAGTAG
- a CDS encoding class II fumarate hydratase, whose amino-acid sequence MSEDFRVERDSLGEMQVPADAYWGAQTQRAIQNFPISGITFGRRFVRALGVVKKAAAQANRDLGLIEEDVAEAIVAAADEVIAGEHDDQFPVDVFQTGSGTSSNMNANEVIANRAAEIMGHGIGDRAVHPNDHVNYGQSSNDVIPTAMHVASLEAVEKDVTPALDTLREALEEKEEEFDDVVKTGRTHLQDATPVTLGQEFGGYRTQVEKGLARVDKTREHLAELALGGTAVGTGLNTHPEFPGRAAEYITKETGVQFREADDHFEAQAAHDAMSEAHGALRVVAGSLNKIANDLRLLASGPRNGLGEIEQPENQPGSSIMPGKINPVVAEAVNQVHKQVVGNDAAVSAGAAEGQIDLNLYKPVLAHNFLQSAELISNASRVFAERFVAKLEANREHCETEVEQSMALATSLNVHIGYDKASDVAKTALKEGKTVREVAIEKDYLTEAEADEVLDPRKMTERGILGRDD is encoded by the coding sequence ATGAGCGAGGACTTCAGAGTCGAACGAGACAGCCTCGGAGAGATGCAGGTCCCGGCGGACGCCTACTGGGGCGCACAGACCCAGCGCGCCATCCAGAACTTCCCCATCTCGGGGATCACCTTCGGCCGGCGGTTCGTCCGCGCCCTCGGCGTCGTCAAGAAGGCCGCCGCGCAGGCCAACCGCGATCTCGGACTGATCGAGGAGGACGTCGCGGAGGCGATCGTCGCGGCCGCAGACGAGGTCATCGCCGGCGAACACGACGATCAGTTCCCCGTGGACGTCTTCCAGACCGGCTCCGGCACCTCGTCGAACATGAACGCCAACGAGGTCATCGCCAATCGCGCCGCGGAGATCATGGGCCACGGGATCGGCGATCGAGCGGTGCACCCGAACGACCACGTCAACTACGGCCAGTCGAGCAACGACGTCATCCCGACGGCGATGCACGTCGCCTCCCTCGAGGCGGTCGAGAAGGACGTTACGCCGGCTCTCGACACGCTTCGCGAGGCGCTCGAGGAGAAAGAAGAGGAGTTCGACGACGTCGTCAAGACGGGCCGGACGCACCTCCAGGACGCCACGCCCGTCACCCTCGGTCAGGAGTTCGGCGGCTACCGCACTCAGGTCGAGAAGGGACTCGCCCGCGTCGATAAGACTCGCGAGCACCTCGCGGAACTCGCCCTCGGCGGCACCGCCGTCGGGACGGGCCTGAACACCCACCCCGAGTTCCCCGGCCGCGCGGCCGAGTACATCACCAAGGAGACCGGCGTCCAGTTCCGCGAAGCCGACGACCACTTCGAGGCCCAGGCAGCCCACGACGCGATGAGCGAGGCCCACGGCGCGCTCCGCGTCGTCGCGGGATCGCTCAACAAGATCGCCAACGACCTCCGACTGCTCGCCTCCGGTCCGCGGAACGGCCTGGGCGAGATCGAACAGCCCGAGAACCAGCCCGGATCCTCGATCATGCCCGGCAAGATCAACCCCGTCGTCGCCGAGGCCGTCAACCAGGTCCACAAGCAGGTCGTCGGCAACGACGCCGCCGTCTCCGCCGGCGCCGCCGAGGGCCAGATCGACCTCAACCTCTACAAGCCCGTCCTCGCGCACAATTTCCTCCAGTCGGCGGAACTCATCTCGAACGCGAGCCGGGTCTTCGCCGAGCGCTTCGTCGCGAAGCTCGAGGCCAACCGCGAGCACTGCGAGACGGAAGTCGAGCAGTCGATGGCGCTCGCGACGTCGCTCAACGTCCACATCGGCTACGACAAGGCCAGCGACGTCGCCAAGACCGCGCTGAAGGAGGGCAAGACCGTCCGCGAGGTCGCCATCGAGAAGGACTACCTCACCGAGGCGGAGGCCGACGAGGTGCTCGACCCCCGGAAGATGACCGAGCGCGGCATCCTCGGCCGGGACGACTGA
- a CDS encoding ABC transporter substrate-binding protein, translating into MTKGTFSRRRLLKGAGITGTASLVALAGCTGGGDDDGDGGNALEVLHGWTDGDGADAADALFGAFEDEHPDVNLEEKPIAGGGNQNLDDTVKNRLQGRDPPSSFAGWPGANLEQYGDAVGDIESEVWDEGNLKDAHAEEAVELCQYNDGFSAVPIGSHRMNDLFYNVEVVEAAGVDPESIDSADAFIDALDAVQSETDATPLAMSLEPWCILQTWAQTMLGEHGYDAYMSFIEGNGDEEQVRSTFETLEEILDNYINADAVTVNFTEVNQDIMSGDAAFIHQGNWVAGAYIAEELEYGEEWDAIRYPGTEDYYTLHIDSFIYPSDNPSPEETAAWLRFVGSERAQVAFNQYKGSIPTRMDTPTDDFNAYLTDTIDDFNNASEKPPTLAHGLAVDQKTQPDLEGVLSNNFADPYNVDDATNGFMNVF; encoded by the coding sequence ATGACCAAGGGTACGTTCTCTCGGCGAAGACTTCTGAAGGGGGCCGGAATTACTGGAACCGCGAGTCTCGTCGCGCTCGCGGGGTGTACGGGCGGCGGTGACGACGACGGTGACGGGGGCAACGCGCTCGAAGTCCTCCACGGATGGACCGACGGCGACGGTGCCGATGCCGCCGACGCGCTCTTCGGCGCGTTCGAGGACGAACATCCCGACGTCAACCTCGAGGAGAAGCCGATCGCCGGCGGCGGGAACCAGAACCTCGACGATACGGTCAAGAATCGTCTCCAGGGACGCGATCCGCCGAGTTCGTTCGCCGGCTGGCCCGGCGCGAACCTCGAGCAGTACGGGGACGCCGTCGGCGACATCGAGTCCGAGGTCTGGGACGAGGGCAACCTGAAGGACGCCCACGCCGAGGAGGCCGTCGAACTCTGCCAGTACAACGACGGCTTCTCGGCGGTGCCGATCGGCTCCCACCGGATGAACGACCTCTTCTACAACGTCGAGGTCGTCGAAGCGGCGGGCGTGGACCCCGAGTCGATCGACAGCGCCGACGCGTTCATCGACGCGCTGGACGCAGTCCAGTCCGAGACCGACGCGACACCGCTCGCGATGTCGCTCGAGCCGTGGTGTATCCTCCAGACGTGGGCCCAGACGATGCTCGGCGAGCACGGCTACGACGCCTACATGAGCTTCATCGAGGGGAACGGCGACGAGGAGCAGGTGCGATCGACGTTCGAGACGCTCGAGGAGATCCTCGACAACTACATCAACGCCGACGCCGTCACGGTCAACTTCACCGAAGTCAACCAGGACATCATGAGCGGCGACGCCGCGTTCATCCACCAGGGGAACTGGGTCGCCGGTGCGTACATCGCGGAGGAACTCGAGTACGGCGAAGAGTGGGATGCCATCCGGTACCCGGGCACGGAAGACTACTACACCCTCCACATCGACTCGTTCATCTACCCGAGCGACAACCCGAGCCCCGAAGAGACGGCCGCCTGGCTGCGATTCGTCGGCAGCGAGCGGGCGCAGGTCGCGTTCAACCAGTACAAGGGATCGATCCCGACGCGGATGGATACGCCCACCGACGACTTCAACGCCTACCTCACGGACACGATCGACGACTTCAACAACGCCTCCGAGAAGCCGCCGACGCTCGCCCACGGCCTCGCCGTCGACCAGAAAACTCAGCCCGATCTCGAAGGAGTGCTCAGCAACAACTTCGCGGATCCGTACAACGTCGACGACGCGACGAACGGGTTCATGAACGTCTTCTAA
- a CDS encoding carbohydrate ABC transporter permease, whose translation MKDVLELLRSVRRGRGTGRGRPEGSSDERPVRTDGGAVDERSTLRRWIDSDLVQSAPFWLPPFLLMGFFVYAAIGWNFLLSLTDHSGFSDPDYTNLGFHNYWAMLDDPEMWSATRNTFVLLVGFTVACLVVGLVLALLLDREIRFGRSFRTIYLLPFALSFIVTAQFWRWMYNFDNGIINQFIGLFGLGPYSWLGSPRLVLGSVIFALVWQFSGYTMIIYLAALRAIPNDQYEAARVDGASALRMYWRVIIPQLRPAMVSASVVLMLFALKAFDFLYAISGGYRPRRGADILATKMVRESFSRSEWAYGSSIAILLFVLSLAVIAPYLYNQYKRGNL comes from the coding sequence ATGAAAGACGTCCTAGAACTACTGCGTAGCGTCCGGCGCGGCCGGGGTACGGGGCGAGGCCGTCCCGAGGGCAGTTCCGACGAGCGCCCGGTCAGAACCGACGGCGGGGCCGTCGACGAGCGATCGACGCTCCGCCGCTGGATCGACAGCGATCTGGTGCAGTCGGCGCCGTTCTGGCTCCCGCCGTTCCTCCTGATGGGCTTTTTCGTCTACGCCGCGATCGGGTGGAACTTCCTGCTCTCGCTGACGGATCACTCTGGGTTTAGCGACCCGGACTACACGAACCTCGGCTTCCACAACTACTGGGCGATGCTGGACGACCCCGAGATGTGGTCGGCAACGCGGAACACGTTCGTCCTACTCGTGGGCTTCACCGTGGCCTGTCTGGTCGTCGGACTCGTGTTGGCGCTGTTGCTCGACCGAGAAATCCGGTTCGGCAGGTCGTTTCGAACGATCTACCTCCTCCCGTTCGCCCTGTCGTTCATCGTCACGGCCCAGTTCTGGCGGTGGATGTACAACTTCGACAACGGCATCATCAACCAGTTCATCGGACTCTTCGGCCTCGGTCCGTACAGCTGGTTGGGGAGTCCGCGGCTCGTGCTGGGATCGGTGATCTTCGCGCTCGTCTGGCAGTTCAGCGGGTACACGATGATCATCTACCTCGCCGCGCTCCGGGCGATCCCGAACGACCAGTACGAAGCCGCGCGGGTCGACGGTGCGAGCGCACTCCGGATGTACTGGCGCGTGATCATCCCGCAGTTGCGGCCCGCGATGGTCAGCGCCTCCGTGGTGCTGATGCTGTTCGCGCTGAAGGCGTTCGACTTCCTGTACGCGATTTCGGGCGGCTACCGACCCCGTCGCGGGGCCGACATCCTGGCGACGAAGATGGTTCGCGAGTCGTTCAGCCGCTCCGAGTGGGCGTACGGCTCGTCGATCGCAATCCTGCTGTTCGTGCTGTCGCTGGCCGTCATCGCGCCGTACCTGTACAACCAATACAAGCGAGGGAACCTATGA